A section of the Pseudomonadota bacterium genome encodes:
- a CDS encoding SGNH/GDSL hydrolase family protein codes for MMHEQIREAHGWLRQGEALKARQLLRQVLKAQPQAPEVLCLLAQAERKLQHHAEAVLLMKKCCALSPALTYREHLGLALLFSQLGSNMAPAMECFAAVLAAQPTAYESAMNLLGLAARNGMPGDMVRAVLPLLALPLNDAQRARLDAYLAIAAYLEHDLSRAAAHAQEALVRRAVAYDAQGKPLASDLVYLIIYAEFVSDLLAFRAAHPALYAPVVAAKRLHVVGESHCLAPAHLQVRGHGVVPHWQMGTKAYFLTAPVGESYQYGLLQMVRAIAPEEPMVLMFGEIDCRPSEGFMEHMLRDPAYDMQRGIEAVTQGYAAFAARLQRKRTGAAWLCGVPAPIRAVMAALPLAEHARFTGMIAAFNRSLAQAAQARGLRFLDIHAMTVGEGGWARDGVHLDAVHLSPALLHTALQACVE; via the coding sequence ATGATGCATGAGCAGATACGAGAGGCGCACGGGTGGTTGCGGCAAGGCGAGGCGCTGAAGGCGCGCCAGCTGTTGCGGCAAGTGCTGAAGGCGCAGCCGCAGGCGCCGGAAGTGCTGTGCCTGTTGGCGCAGGCGGAGCGCAAGCTGCAGCACCATGCGGAAGCGGTGCTGCTGATGAAAAAATGCTGCGCACTGTCGCCGGCGCTTACCTACCGCGAGCATCTTGGGTTGGCGCTGCTATTCAGCCAGCTGGGCAGCAACATGGCACCCGCGATGGAATGTTTTGCCGCAGTGCTGGCGGCGCAGCCAACGGCCTATGAGTCGGCGATGAACCTGCTGGGCCTCGCCGCGCGCAACGGCATGCCCGGTGACATGGTGCGCGCTGTGCTGCCGCTGTTGGCGCTGCCGCTGAACGATGCGCAGCGGGCGCGGCTGGATGCGTATCTCGCCATCGCGGCCTATCTGGAACATGATCTGTCGCGCGCGGCGGCGCATGCGCAAGAGGCGCTGGTGCGCCGTGCGGTGGCCTATGATGCGCAGGGCAAACCGCTGGCGAGCGACCTTGTCTATTTGATTATCTATGCCGAGTTTGTGAGCGACCTGCTGGCATTCCGCGCGGCACACCCGGCGTTGTATGCGCCGGTGGTGGCGGCGAAGCGGCTGCATGTGGTGGGCGAAAGCCACTGCCTGGCCCCGGCCCATTTGCAGGTGCGTGGCCATGGGGTGGTGCCGCATTGGCAGATGGGGACGAAGGCCTATTTCCTCACCGCGCCGGTGGGGGAGAGCTATCAATACGGGCTGCTGCAGATGGTGCGGGCGATTGCGCCGGAGGAACCCATGGTGCTGATGTTCGGCGAGATCGATTGCCGACCATCCGAGGGATTCATGGAGCATATGCTGCGCGACCCGGCCTACGATATGCAGCGCGGGATCGAGGCGGTGACGCAGGGCTATGCGGCATTTGCGGCGCGGCTGCAGCGCAAGCGCACCGGGGCGGCGTGGCTGTGCGGGGTGCCTGCCCCCATCCGCGCGGTGATGGCGGCGTTGCCGCTGGCCGAGCATGCGCGCTTCACGGGGATGATTGCGGCGTTTAACCGTTCACTGGCGCAGGCGGCGCAGGCGCGGGGATTGCGCTTCCTCGACATCCATGCCATGACGGTGGGCGAGGGCGGCTGGGCGCGCGATGGCGTGCATCTGGATGCGGTGCATCTCTCGCCTGCGCTGTTGCACACGGCACTGCAGGCATGCGTGGAATGA
- a CDS encoding alkylphosphonate utilization protein, with protein sequence MDDETKDSNGTVLKDGDSVTLIKDLKVKGANATLKRGTMVKNIRLTFNPEEIECNAEKIKGLVLRTEFLKKAN encoded by the coding sequence ATGGACGACGAAACGAAAGACAGCAACGGCACCGTGCTCAAGGACGGTGATTCGGTGACGCTGATCAAAGACCTCAAAGTGAAGGGCGCCAACGCCACCCTTAAGCGCGGCACGATGGTGAAGAACATCCGCCTGACGTTTAATCCGGAAGAGATTGAGTGCAATGCCGAGAAAATCAAAGGGCTGGTGCTGCGCACCGAGTTTCTGAAGAAGGCGAATTAA
- a CDS encoding bifunctional helix-turn-helix transcriptional regulator/GNAT family N-acetyltransferase produces the protein MDITPDIDAIRRFNRFYSQHLGVLDATYLNGPYNLPECRILHELARRPGITASMLAQELSMDMGYLSRLIAGLARKRMVKRTRSAADKRQLHLSLSAHGLKQLPTLEDKVNRHIGGLVAPMSPAKRHQLVAAMDRVQSILDGTPAAPVIFRQLRSGDAGWIIHRHGAVMAPEFGWDERFEAFVAHIMADFVEKYQPEWERSWIVEQDGQILGSLFLIRADETTAKLRLLYVEPAARGMGLATKLLEKSIQFARSKGYARITLFTTASNTSARRIYQKLGMELAHEEESAFFGATLRGETWELAL, from the coding sequence ATGGACATCACCCCCGATATCGACGCCATCCGGCGCTTCAACCGGTTTTACTCCCAGCATCTGGGCGTGCTGGATGCGACCTATCTCAACGGCCCCTACAACCTGCCCGAATGCCGCATTTTGCACGAGCTGGCCCGTCGACCGGGCATCACCGCCAGCATGCTGGCGCAGGAATTATCGATGGATATGGGCTATCTCAGCCGCCTGATCGCGGGGTTGGCGCGCAAGCGGATGGTCAAACGCACCCGTTCGGCGGCGGATAAGCGCCAGCTCCATCTGTCCCTCTCCGCCCACGGCCTCAAGCAATTGCCAACGCTGGAGGATAAGGTCAACCGCCATATCGGCGGCCTCGTCGCCCCCATGAGCCCTGCCAAACGCCACCAGCTGGTGGCGGCGATGGATCGCGTGCAATCCATCCTCGACGGCACGCCGGCGGCCCCCGTCATCTTCCGCCAATTGCGCAGCGGTGATGCGGGCTGGATCATCCACCGCCACGGCGCGGTGATGGCGCCCGAATTCGGCTGGGATGAGCGTTTTGAGGCCTTCGTCGCCCATATCATGGCCGATTTCGTCGAGAAATATCAGCCTGAATGGGAGCGCAGCTGGATTGTCGAGCAGGATGGGCAGATTCTCGGCTCGCTCTTTCTCATCCGCGCCGATGAAACCACCGCCAAGCTGCGCCTGCTCTATGTCGAGCCCGCCGCGCGCGGCATGGGGCTGGCCACCAAACTGCTCGAAAAATCGATCCAGTTCGCACGCAGCAAGGGGTATGCGCGCATCACCCTGTTCACCACCGCCAGCAACACCAGCGCCCGCCGCATCTACCAGAAACTGGGCATGGAACTCGCCCACGAGGAAGAAAGCGCCTTCTTCGGCGCGACGCTCAGGGGCGAAACATGGGAACTGGCGCTTTAA